The window ataacaATCCCTTTTTAGTGAATTACTATATCCAGCCTCAAATTCCCACCCATAACcacgtgaaaggacgaaaatacccttttaccaaattttaaaattctcaaatcctctcaaactctcttggatcaaatccggactaatttatcaACTAAAACATGGATCGGAAGAGGGACAGCAAAGGACTAATGTTACGAAATTCTGTttgattttgttgatttttggACGTTTTGTTTATTCGAATTTGGATTTTTGGGGAATTCAAATTTGTGAGGtagggcgtgaggctatcacgcctccaCCTCTGGtgcggcgtatgaatatcacgccgcACATAGGTGGAGGCGCGATAGCctcacgccccaccacaggagacgacgtgatattcatacgccgtcTCCTGTGGtagggcgtgatagcctcacacCCTCACCTATGTGAGGGCATGATGGCCTCACGCCCGTGTGggcaaaattcaatttttttttaaatttaattcagtttttattatttttattttattaatttgatcattTAGAACCGGACGAATtgacttgttgtaattttttaatatttagaattttttagaataattataattgtttagaataataattaaaatataaaattggcaaaaaaaattcacacgtGGATATGTTACgggtttaaattaaaattgtatagTGTTTACAAGTATTTACGgatttaattgaagaacaaACCTATTTTTTCCCTTCCcggcacgcgggcgtgtggctatcacgccccaccgtGCGATctggcgtgtggctatcacgcctcaccgtgtggtcgggcatgatagccacatgcctcaccttgtggtcgaGCGTGTGGCTGTCAcacccgaccacacggtgaggcgtgtggctatcacgcccgaccacacggtgagacgtgatagccacacgtccTCGTGACGGAAAGGTAAAAAAATAGCCTTTTCCCACCCAAAACCCAttaaagggcattttcgtcctttcacggggctgagggtgggaatttggggctgaatataacaacaccctttttttttatttatttttcaattacagttatatattgacaaaacataGATCCCAAAATTAAATTGCAACggtgtaaaatgaacttaaatatcagtTTAGTTCAAAAACtgtcagattagtaaaaaacCGTAAAATTCCACCCTATTATTTGTTTCAATTTAAGaattttttgtgtgtgtgtgttttactgatatgtaagaataatttttgtAAGATAAAAATGTCTCTGGTTGTATCAGAGCTTAACTATgtaattgtaatattttgttttgtaaataaacaaTACCACAgacctttatttgtaaacttttaaaccacatgttTCTGTTTGTAAATTGGACAAACCACATGCatattttttatactttttcctataaaatttgttcattcttttttttttttgttaattttcttgGCATTTGACATAATATAATGATAAATAATAAGACCCTGTTTGTTTGGGGAaaaatattctgcaggaaaatatttttctaatttttcagTGTTTGTTTGTAcaggaaaataagtcaaaggaaaataagtggcaaatcaatggaaaatgaaggaagaaataagggaaaatgttttacccttttcaaaagggtaaaacattttccccaaaacatacGCGTTTAGAAAAAAATgtggaaaacgttaaaaaatgtaaaaatacaaaaatacgaaacacgaaaaaacatgaataacgtgaaaatgttacaaaacacaagaatatgaaaaaaacccccgcaaaaacatgaaaatgtgaacaaacgtgaaaaacataaaaacgcaaaaaacagcacacttgaaaaagcacaaaacatgaacaaagCAAAAAAGTGAGAAAAAGCGaattatacaaaaacgtgaaaaatacaaaagaaagacgaaaacgtgaaaaaatacgaaaaacacgaaaacgcgaaaaatgctaaaacacaaaaacgtgacaataagtgaaaaacgcgataaacatgaaaagacgaaaaatgcaaacaaaacacgaaaacgtaaaaaacacaaaaacatgaaaaatatgaataacgtgaataacacgaaaaagtaacaaagtaagaaaaataaaaaaacgcgaaaaaaaagaaaacgtgaaaaaccgaaaaactaaacgtgaaaacacgaaaaaatgaaaaaaaaatgcaaaaaaacacaataacgttattaacacgagaaaacgtacaaaaaatgccaaaaatgggaaaaaacgtttttcgtgtttttaatattaatttttttttcacatttccgtcccatgtttttaatattttttttacttttcgtgattttcgcatttttccACTTTTCGagttttaaacaaattttcacgtttttagtggttggaaaatattttccaatgttgtagccaaacaccgaaaaatatttTGCTACTTATTAGAGTGAACTTTAGGAGAGACTTGAGATAAATCTCAAAAATTCAGGAGACCATTTAATAGTTTAATGTGTATTCTATGAgtcaattaaaaaataaaaaagttaaagaGTATTAGAAATCATAGGGAAAATAATAGAAATCAAAGTGGAGTAATTACTTAAAATGGTGGACAACATGAATTATTGGAAACAATATGAAGTTACTCTTAACATGTATAAAAGACACTAATCCTAAAAAAAAAGGTCAAAAAAACTCAATGCTGCGAAAAGATTCAAATAACGGCAAACTATACCAttctaatattattatttgtaactttttaaaCCACGAGACTGAATATGCAGAAAACGcatatattatttttgtattttacctaaattatttattgttaaAGTCTGCATACTTTCTCTAATTTtgatactttttttattttttagcaGCTATGAGATCATTCTCTAATAATTTATTTCCTATAAATCGAAAAAGTAAACtcctaaacttttaaacaaaagaataaaaaattataaaaaaagagtatatatatatatataataacaataaaagtaattaaaaagggcaaatAGACTTTATTCAAGTACCAAAAGACAAAAGAGCAGACGGCTGTGATCCGCTGGAATACTTTCACGCTGCCATCTGGATCACATATACCACATCATCTTTCTCAGTCACGCGATTCAACGGCTGAGATCTAATCAAAAGATCTCCAAACTAAAACCGCCACGTGTATGGTCCTAAACTCGGCCAATTGGGTTTTTTTCTcgatttaaaatataaaaacagaAATTAAAAAACAGAAATTAAAAAACAGAAAGATCATTGAAAACGAGCTTCAGTCTTTCTGTTCCTGAGACTCCAACTTCTTCACCCTCGATCTCTCCGTCGGCAATCCTACCTTCTCCATAAAACGCCGCCGTTTCAGTCCTTTCCATCGCACTCAATGCCATTGTTCtgatattcttcttcttcttcttcttcttcaggtaATTTCTGTTCTGTCAATTTATTGCTTTGATTTGGTAATCTCTCGTCTATGTTTGGTGAAATCAGATTTTCGTGTTTCAGGTTTTCGATTTGGTTGAATTATTTTTTCTATTACTAGTGTGATCGTTGTTGAAGCATGAGTGCTTATATAGTGGGTGTTATTGTTCCTCTTGTGATTACTCTTCTCTTCCGAAATTCAAAGAATAATGCTAAGCAACGCGGTATCCCTGTCGATTGTGGAGGGGAACAGGGATACGCTATAAGGAATTCTAGGTTTCCGACGCCTTTAGAATCTGCTTGGGAAGGTGTTTCTACTCTGGCTGAACTTTTCGAGTATGCTTGTAAGAGGCATGGGGATAAATATTTGCTTGGAACGCGGAAATTGATCTCCAGGGAAGTTGAAGTGAAGGATGGAAGGTCTTTTGAGAAGCTTCATTTAGGAGAGTATGAATGGCTTACTTATGCTAGTGCATTTGAGAAAGTCTGTAACTTCGCTTCTGGTTTGACTCACATTGGGCATGCAAGAGAAGAACGTGTTGCTATATTTGCTGATACCAGAGCTGAATGGTTTATGGCTTTGCAGGTTCTTAGCTTAATTGATTCTCTTGGGCAAAGTCCTGCCTATGCATTCTCCAATTACCTAACCTGTTTGATGGGATTCTCTTGTATCAGGCTTGCTTTAGGCGCAATGTCACCGTGGTTACCATCTATTCATCTTTGGGAGAGGAGGCTCTCTGTCACTCATTAAATGAGGTTCTTTCTCATATTACTTATGCTGTTTGTTTTAGTCTATGATATTAATAGTGGTTTAATAGTATATTACTTATGCTGTTTGTTTGAGTCTATGTTATTAATAGTGGTTTAATAGTTAAGAGCCTTTGTATAAAATATCTGTATCATTTCATCTGGATTTTGGTCTTATTTAGAGAGCGGTTATTTTGAACTTGGAAGGCACCCGGTCCATGCATTTAAAAGTACCTTCTCTGAATTGTAGACATTATGCTTTTAGGTATCTATTTCAGAGTCTTCCTTAGGAATTTAATTGACACTTCAGTTTCACAATAGATAGTTTTGTTTTtcacttccttttctttttgaTCAACTTTCTATGTTTTCTTACATTTGAAATCTCAATTTTAAGTATAGCCTCCAGAATGTGTTAGAGAAGTACTAATCTAGACTCTGCTTCATACTACCGGTTGACATTATGACTGTTTAGCAAAAGCAGTATGGTGTATCTAAATTGCAGTCTAGTAACTATCCAACTCTGTGACATCTGGTGTTTAATTCTATGAGTTTGTTATTCTTCTGTTTGGTGTGTATTACTTGATATCATCACGATGAATGACAATGATTGCATTGCCGACACAAATGTTTTAACTTGGCGTCATGTTGTTTTCTTCAGACAGAGGTTACCACTGTCATTTGTGGCAACaaagaattgaagaaacttGTGGACATAAGTGGACAACTTGATACTGTCAAACGTGTTATATGTATGGATGATGAAATTCCATCTATTGCCTCATCAGTGCAGCAGAGTGGTCGCTGGAATATAGTTTCATTTTCCAGTGTTGAGAAACTTGGTCAAGAAAATCCTTCGAATGCTGATTTACCTCTTAAAAATGATGTTGCAGTGATAATGTATACAAGTGGGAGCACCGGGTTGCCCAAGGTAAGCATCTATTTATGCATATCGGTCTACTTTAGTACGCAGTGTTTGCTTTCATTTGGCTAAGTCTTAATGACATATCATTTGTTGGTTTTTGATTGGAAGTAACTTAAATTTTCAGACTATAATTATATGAGGCATCTTTTAGGTGACCACATCTAGATGTTGAAATCCTAGTCTTCACAAATTAGGCAACTAGATGCCTTCTTGTTTTCAATTTTCTCCTGGCTGGTTTATTTTTCAGAAGTCTGATTGGTCATAAAAAGACTGTCTTAtccttaatttttaaaaatatatgattCCTAATTCATTCTGATGTGATAGATGTTGGTTTCCTAGGTTCAAGTAGAGTTACCGTTTGTTCTTCTTGGTCCATTAGCACTAGGGCtgtcaatttctgacacgatCTCTTTGACACAATTATCATTTTCgttgcatttatatcatatataatcacgtgGAATACTTGAATATATAGATCACAGAACATGATTACGGCACGATACCCGATTTTGACACCTTTAGTTAGCAGTTTAGCACAAAATACTATATAATTACTtccatttcttttccaaatGTTACTGGGTTAAAGTAAGTTTAGTGTGGCcagttaattataatttttttgatGTTGATGAGATGCTTCCTGAAACACAAGTCAGATATTTGTGTTATATGTACTTGTAGTGTTGGAACAGTCGATCAGTAGATGCTGTAATATATAGATTGATCCTTCTCCTGTGCCATATATTGTATTTGTGGTTATTCAATGTACCTTGCGATGATAAATATTTATCCATTTCTTTAATAAGTGTGAAGCCTTAATGTAATATGGTTGATTATTCCCTTGAACTTATCTTAAACCCTCTAAGGCAAAGTACTTCAAACTGCCATCATTTAAATGAACCATATTAGAGTTTAGATGACCCTTATTTACGTCTGTTATATCCATCTTGCACAGGGTGTAATGATGACTCATGCTAATGTACTAGCTGTAGTATCTTCAGTCAGGACGATTGTTCCTGGCCTTGAGAGCAAGGATGTgtatctggcctacttgccaTTGGCTCATATCCTTGAAATAGCTGCTGAGGTATGATCTTTTAGCAACTTTCATGACCACATTAGCTTCCTACATTCTTTGTTCCCCTAAAACAGATTATAACAGGATTCGTTTTTCATCTTGCAGAATATAGTAGCTGGGGTTGGAAGTGCTATAGGATATGGATCTCCTTTAACACTTACAGATAcatcaaacaaaataaaaaagggaACAAAGGGAGATGCCAGTGCATTGAAACCAACTGTGATGGCAGCTGTCCCAGCAATTCTTGATCGTGTTCGGGATGGTGTGCGCAATAAGGTTACAGAATCATGAAATGTTCTCTCTCTAAATCACGCATTTGCAAACATGCAAGCAAACATGCATACACTTGTTTTTCAGTGTGGAATTTTTTCTGATAATTAGGTTACTAATTTCTTCATACCTCAGGTGGATGCAAAGGGTGGTTTAAGTAAAGTTCTGTTCGACTTGGCATACAACCGTCGACTGTCTGCAGTTAATGGTAGCTGGTTTGGAGCATGGGGCCTAGAATTGCTTCTTTGGAACTTCCTTGTGTTTAAGAAGGTCCGAGCAGTTTTGGGAGGTCGTATTCGTTTCTTGCTTTCTGGAGGTGCTCCTCTTTCTAGCGATACTCAAAGATTTATCAACATTTGCCTTGGGTTAGTGTTCTTCAGTTGCTGTTCACATATAATAAGTAAATGGAGATTAATGTGTACCATGCAaatttatgttttaatctatGTATGTATAAGTGTCTAAGAGTTTGACAGAATTTTCTGAGGAACATTTGTATTGAATGATCTCGACTCCCAATTTGGTTTGATTTCCTTTGGAActgaaaacataaaattagaaCTTTAGCATGCAGGGATTTTGTCTAGAAAAAATGATTGATAAATACAAACCTTTAGTAAAAAAGTTCGACTGTAAAGCGGAAAAAATGTAGGAAAGATAAGCTTAAGAAATTGAAAGGACCTGCTTACAGTTGAAGAACTAGCAATGAAAATCCTCTTGAGTCCTATGGATGCTTTGGCTACTCTTTCTAATCCTTCCATGAATAATATATAAGATTGGTTATTAGTGCTGTCAATTTCTGACATGACAATATGATATACTGAGAGAATCCACCTGGCacgattattatttttgttgcatttattatatcatatataatcaccaGGAATATATAGATCACTTAACATGATTACGACACAGTAATACATTTTGACACCCTTAGTTCATATAGGATTAGGCTAAACTACTGAAATGCTTTAGAAAAATTGGTGATCAACTTAAAATCGACGGTGAAGTGCATACTCAACTAATGCCGAAATTCTTCAAATTTGAATGCTAATTTTTTACCAAGAACGAAATTACAAGCATTTTAGACATGGGTAGATGAAACAGTCCTCATCTTTTGTCATGTTTAATGGAATGCATATGAATAGACCTATGCTTATATGGTGCTTGTTTTCCAGGCTTCTTCGtatttttccattttcttttcttttctgacCTGTGCTGTACTTATTTTTGCCCAGGGCTCCAATAGGCCAAGGTTATGGTCTAACTGAGACTTGTGCTGGTGGGACCTTTTCTGAGTTTGACGATACATCAGTTGGTCGAGTTGGTAATCCAATTCCTTGTACATATGTTAAGGTGAGAAAATAATGGAATCAGTTTGCTCCTATCACAAAGTTCTGGGTAAAATATACCCATGGTCCCTCAACTTTGGCGTTATAACATGATGGTCTCCGATGTGTCAACATGTGTCAAAAAACTACTAATAATATATTGACACATGTTATTTTGGATTGATTTGACCCTAGACGTCAAGTTGAAGGGCCAAATTGATACCCAAACTTGAACTTGGACTAAATTGATCCTATACTAGCTAACTTCAGGGGCCAAGTTGATCATTTACCCCTATTTTTCCCACTTATTTATGTGTctgtaatattttgtttttaagttttaGCCTCTTTATTTGCTCAAAGATGTAATATGCATTTTATTATAGCATTCAGGAAATTAACATACTTAATGGTAAATGCTATGGGACAATGTTAGGCCTTTGATTCGATCATCTTGATGACAGAGAAAGAAATCAGTTGAAGAACTGGCGTTTTAATAATATTACCATACTTTCTTGTCTTCAGTTAATAGATTGGCCTGAAGGCGGATACTTAACAAGTGACTCACCAATGCCTCGTGGAGAAATAGTTATCGGTGGTCCTAGTGTCACTCTGGGTTATTTCAAGAATGAAGAAAAATCGAGAGAAGTATACAAGGTAAATTTAACTTTCATGGTATCATTTATACTCTGTCGGGTAAATCGCATCAACAGTTACTTAAGTTTGGACAGTTCAATAAGGCAATAAATCTTCATTTTGTTACCAATAAAGTCATTTGAATATTTTCAGGCCCAATTCTCACCGAAAAGGTTGTGAGGTACGAAAAAATGGGTGCCAGGTGATAGTAAATTAATACACCCGGTACTTATGTGGCCTTGTTGAATTGACTAAGCGTCCTAGTTGGTATTTCCGGTGAGAATTTGGCCTGAAAAGTGACTTTATTGGTACAAAATGCAAAGATGATTTATTCTATTGATACAAAATGAATTTGTATCACCTCATTGGGACATTGTCCGAACTTAAGTTACCATTGTGATATTACCTGGCTCTGTCTGTGAATTGAAATACTAGCATCAGGTCTGAATTCATATCTTTTGTTTTCTTGGTTGAAAAAAGGTTGATGAAAGAGGAATGAAGTGGTTCTACACAGGTGATATTGGGCAGTTTCATGCTGATGGCTGCCTAGAGATTATTGACAGGAAAAAGGACATAGTCAAGCTTCAGCATGGAGAATATGTATCATTAGGAAAGGTATTAGCTTTTGAGGATAAAAGAGTAATAAATTCGTGGCTCCTGAACTACACGACTACTAATATTACGGCTCCTCCTAAACTTAATTTCTTGATATAAAAATCCTTGAACTTTATTGTAACATTAAAGTGCAAATCAATAAAATCTGTAAAACGTTTGACGAAATGACAAGGGAACCATGTTGTTAGTTTCTTTTACAGATTGGCGCTGATTTTGACTTTACTGTTATAGAACATAAAAGTTCAAGGATTGTTATAACAAAAAATGAAGTTTAGGGGCTATAATGTTAGTAGTGTTATAGTCTAGGGGCCATAGACTTATTTTACCCGAAAATAAGTTTAAGTTTCTTttgattggattttttttaggattaatttatccCTTCTTCTACAGGTTGAGGCTGCTTTGGTTGTGAGCCCCTACGTTGATAACTTGATGGTGCATGCTGATCCATTTCACAGTTACTGTGTCGCCATTGTTCTGGGTGCACAAAATGCACTAGAAGAGTGGGCTTCAAAACAAGGAGTCAGCTTTTCTGGTTTTGCTGACTTGTGTTCAAAAGATGAAACCATTAAGGAAGTACAAGCATCTCTTCTTAAGGTACGTTTTTCAAATCATAATAAGAAGAGTCATGTCATCTCAACTATGTTGCATGGAAATCTTGATTTTGAGGAGTTTCCCTGTTTCTGTTTTCGAAACTCTTGGAAACTGAAACTCTACGTTTCGGGTCTTGTTTCTCGTTTCTTTAATTTAAGAATTTGGAAAGTCATTTCTTAAAGTCAAATCTCCTAATCAATTCATCATGTCTCAATCATATGCAATAACTCccataatctttttatagatcaTCTCCTTTAAGCTTTCAAAATTAAAGAACTCTTTTTACTTTCTTATTATGTGAATTTACATGTAATTtatcttattatatatatataattacaaatatttttaagatttataaataatatccctatatttttattatttacacaTTTTCCCCACGTTTTTGTTTCCTATATCTTTAACAATTATGGTTCTCTTGTGTCTATTTCTGTTTCTGGTTATTTGCAACATAGCATCCCAATGGTTGAATAGGGTGTTAAATTCTGTGTTCAGCCTGCTTGTTCATGCCTTTTAAGCTTGAAATGTCTGTGCAAACACAGACTGATTAAACCTAATTAGATAACATAGTTTGATCAGGCGCCTTTTAGCAGTGTAATATACTGCTAATAAAACCGTCCGAGAATGGTCAAATTTTGAGAAGAATTTAAAGTATAGAGGTATATCTGCCAACACTAAGAGTACAAGAGCTAAAATGGCAAACATTGCCAACTACAGGAgtcaaattttaactttttccaATAAAAAAGAATCACAAAGGAAGGAAAAAACTATGACTTAATTGCTCTTTCCTCCCCTCTACTTAGAAACAATGCTTGATACAAACTCGATCCCTTCAATTTGCATTCAAACGATCTAATAACCTTAAATGCTTTGAAAACGACCTCTCTAACACCTCAACTTGCTTGAAACAACTTTTTCGCCACCTCAACTTTCTTAAAATGACTTTTTCCCCACCTCAACTTCTTTAAATTGAGGTGCCCGGCACTGCCACATGGAAATAAAGAGGTTATCCATGAgaatttaagcaagttgaggaagcaaaaatgtcatttttaaaGTTTAGGGAGGTAAGTAAGCTTTTGGGATGCAAGATGAATAGAATTAAGGATCAATTTGGTTCCTGAAATTGATTAGTAGGATCAATTTAGTTTAAAATCAAGTTTAGGTATCAACCTGAGCTTTAACTTGACACTTAAGattaaattagtaaaaaatgGCACGTGTCATCATGAGAAAGCACATGTCAAATAACTGCCAATTATACATTGACATGTGTCATCTTGGACTGGTTTAATTTTAAGGCTTTGATTGGATGAGAGATTTTGAAGGGTAATTAAAGGGAGGGTAGGGAAGGGTTAGTGGAAATCCTTGTTTggaagattaaaaaaatatgagGGTAAGGGTTTTGAAGGGTTGATGAAAGGTTTTGAAGGGTTCAAAATCAATAAGTTTTTAATAGATTTTCAACCCACCAAAATCGGTGGGTTTGGAAGGGTTTTGATGAACCCTTACctttctcccaaacaagggTAAGGGTAATACCCTCTCTCCCCCTCCTTCCCCTTCCCTACCCTTCCTTTAATTACCCTTCAAAACCTCTCATCCAATCAAAACCTAAGTGTCAAATTAAGGAGGTTTTAGACTAAATTGATCCTACTAACCAACTTGAAATCCTTAATTCAAGagaaattatatgtattaagcctagaaACCAAGACCTAATTATGATTGAAAAACATGCTTGATGTAATTCAATCAACGAAATTCCTCTTTAGAAACGTTTCCACTTTTCGTTTCTATTTTCTAGCTATGTTTTGAAgactattttagaaataatgtttctcgGTATTGGTGTCGGTTTCGTGCAACATAGCTTTTATCCAATTGCCATAACTACTATACATTTGTCATGATATGTAAACAGGAAGCAAAGAAAGCACGTTTGGAGAAGTTTGAGATACCTGCAAAGATAAAATTGCTGTCAGAGCCATGGATACCTGAATCTGGCCTTGTCACTGCTGCTCTTAAGATCAAGAGAGAGGCCATTAGGAAGGCCTTTTCTGAAGACCTTAATCAATTGTatcaatcataaaaaaaaaaaaaaaaactctaattttGTTAGTACAAATGACTACTTCCtccaatttttatttctttttagaatattttccCACCCCTTTTTAACCATACTTGTAGAACAACTTTTTGTTTTTGGGACATTATTGTTATTTCGGCATTTTacctcttctttctttctttatggATATATACTTTGGCATGACAAATTCCATTTAGCACTTCGAGGGTTGATTACATatgttttagtttttcttttttgaaaaatacaaaaatagtCTGTTTAGGATTCAAAGTGACTGTTTGTTTCACTTTTCGAAgttatttttttgctttttagttttaaaaaatagataaaCTGTTTAGGATTCAAAGTGACTGTTTGTTTCATTTTTCGaagttattttttgttttttagttctaaaaaatagataaaaagtgTTATAAGAATTGAAAACAATCAGCTAATGTCTACTATATAGCAAACTGGTTTAAAATCTCTAACTTTAAGCTATATTAGGCAACTTATATCCATAGCTTTTGCATTGATTTTCATTATAGTATAAACTTTAAAATCGAACATTATAGACTTTACACTTTATTAACATAGTACCCATTTTAATGTTAGATCAATATAAATAGGTAACTCTTCGTAACAACTGGTAAAAATGATATTAtaagtaattttaattcttgaattttatGAGTTTAAGTGTATTTAGCTATTTGTTTCTGGCTAGGGGAGGGAAAATGGTTGTGTAGGgagaaatattaaaaattatgatttgagaACGGTGGGTTTCATGGAAAATATGgttctaaataattttaatttttggattttttcattttgagatcaccATTGGTCATTTTGACGTGGTCAACATTAAAAAGAGTCACTATGTTATAAAGTGTAAAGTTCTTTCA of the Euphorbia lathyris chromosome 7, ddEupLath1.1, whole genome shotgun sequence genome contains:
- the LOC136235565 gene encoding long chain acyl-CoA synthetase 9, chloroplastic — its product is MSAYIVGVIVPLVITLLFRNSKNNAKQRGIPVDCGGEQGYAIRNSRFPTPLESAWEGVSTLAELFEYACKRHGDKYLLGTRKLISREVEVKDGRSFEKLHLGEYEWLTYASAFEKVCNFASGLTHIGHAREERVAIFADTRAEWFMALQACFRRNVTVVTIYSSLGEEALCHSLNETEVTTVICGNKELKKLVDISGQLDTVKRVICMDDEIPSIASSVQQSGRWNIVSFSSVEKLGQENPSNADLPLKNDVAVIMYTSGSTGLPKGVMMTHANVLAVVSSVRTIVPGLESKDVYLAYLPLAHILEIAAENIVAGVGSAIGYGSPLTLTDTSNKIKKGTKGDASALKPTVMAAVPAILDRVRDGVRNKVDAKGGLSKVLFDLAYNRRLSAVNGSWFGAWGLELLLWNFLVFKKVRAVLGGRIRFLLSGGAPLSSDTQRFINICLGAPIGQGYGLTETCAGGTFSEFDDTSVGRVGNPIPCTYVKLIDWPEGGYLTSDSPMPRGEIVIGGPSVTLGYFKNEEKSREVYKVDERGMKWFYTGDIGQFHADGCLEIIDRKKDIVKLQHGEYVSLGKVEAALVVSPYVDNLMVHADPFHSYCVAIVLGAQNALEEWASKQGVSFSGFADLCSKDETIKEVQASLLKEAKKARLEKFEIPAKIKLLSEPWIPESGLVTAALKIKREAIRKAFSEDLNQLYQS